A window of Phycobacter azelaicus contains these coding sequences:
- the trpB gene encoding tryptophan synthase subunit beta: protein MAEDLFNSFMNGPDEKGRFGIFGGRFVSETLMPLILSLEEEYERAKDDPTFWAEMDDLWKHYVGRPSPLYFAERLTEHLGGAKVYMKRDELNHTGAHKVNNVLGQILLARRMGKTRIIAETGAGQHGVATATVCAKFGLKCVVYMGAHDVKRQAPNVFRMRLLGAEVIPVTSGRGTLKDAMNDALRDWVTNVRDTFYCIGTVAGPHPYPAMVRDFQSVIGKEVRWQLAEQEGEGRLPDTVIAAIGGGSNAMGLFYPFLDDKSVNIIGVEAGGKGVDEKMQHCASLTGGRPGVLHGNRTYLLQDDDGQILEGFSISAGLDYPGIGPEHAWLHDIGRAEYVSITDKEALEAFQLSCALEGIIPALEPSHALAHVMKIAPTLPKDHIIVMNMCGRGDKDIFTVARHLGFDMSDTEEGRDLEE from the coding sequence ATGGCCGAAGATCTTTTCAACAGCTTCATGAACGGACCCGATGAAAAGGGCCGCTTTGGCATCTTCGGTGGGCGTTTCGTCAGTGAAACGCTGATGCCGCTGATCCTGAGCCTGGAAGAGGAATACGAACGGGCAAAGGACGACCCGACGTTCTGGGCCGAGATGGACGATCTGTGGAAACACTATGTGGGCCGTCCCAGCCCGCTTTACTTCGCCGAGCGCCTGACGGAGCATCTGGGCGGTGCCAAGGTCTATATGAAACGCGACGAGCTGAACCACACCGGCGCGCACAAGGTGAACAACGTGCTGGGGCAGATCCTGCTGGCGCGCCGCATGGGCAAGACCCGGATTATCGCCGAGACCGGGGCCGGTCAGCATGGGGTGGCCACAGCGACTGTCTGTGCGAAATTCGGGCTGAAATGCGTTGTCTACATGGGGGCTCACGACGTCAAACGTCAGGCCCCCAACGTCTTCCGCATGCGCCTGCTGGGGGCTGAAGTGATCCCGGTGACCTCCGGACGCGGTACGCTCAAGGATGCAATGAACGACGCGCTGCGCGACTGGGTGACCAATGTGCGTGATACCTTCTATTGCATTGGCACCGTGGCAGGCCCGCATCCCTATCCGGCGATGGTGCGCGACTTCCAGTCGGTTATCGGCAAGGAGGTCCGCTGGCAGCTGGCAGAACAAGAGGGCGAAGGTCGCCTGCCGGACACGGTGATCGCCGCGATCGGCGGCGGCTCCAACGCCATGGGGCTGTTCTACCCGTTCCTTGACGACAAGAGCGTGAACATCATCGGGGTCGAGGCCGGTGGTAAAGGTGTTGATGAAAAGATGCAGCATTGCGCCTCTCTGACTGGCGGGCGTCCGGGTGTCTTGCATGGCAACCGGACATATCTTTTGCAGGACGACGATGGTCAGATCCTCGAAGGCTTCTCGATCTCTGCTGGGCTCGACTATCCGGGTATCGGCCCCGAACACGCATGGCTGCACGACATTGGCCGCGCCGAATATGTCTCGATCACCGACAAGGAAGCGCTTGAGGCCTTCCAACTGTCCTGTGCGCTTGAAGGAATCATCCCTGCGCTGGAGCCAAGCCATGCTCTGGCCCATGTGATGAAGATCGCGCCGACCCTGCCAAAAGACCACATCATCGTGATGAACATGTGCGGTCGCGGCGACAAGGACATCTTCACCGTTGCCCGGCACCTTGGTTTTGACATGTCCGACACTGAAGAAGGCCGTGATCTGGAAGAGTAA
- a CDS encoding phosphoribosylanthranilate isomerase has product MTTDIRVKVCGLSTPQDVECAARVGAAYAGFVFFPKSPRNVSLETAASLAGHAPVGLCKVALTVNADDQALDALITAVPLDMLQLHGSESPTRVAEVKSRYGLPVMKAIGVADSADLAQIDLYSDVADQLLIDAKPPKGADLPGGNGLAFDWRLLASRKYWRKPWMLAGGLTPENVGEAIRMTGARQVDVSSGVEAAPGQKDAEKIAAFVSAAHGARG; this is encoded by the coding sequence ATGACTACCGATATTCGGGTGAAGGTCTGCGGCCTCAGCACGCCGCAGGATGTCGAGTGTGCAGCGCGTGTCGGTGCGGCCTATGCGGGTTTCGTGTTTTTCCCAAAATCCCCGCGCAACGTTTCCTTGGAAACCGCTGCCAGCCTTGCTGGGCATGCCCCCGTCGGCCTGTGCAAGGTTGCGCTAACCGTGAATGCGGATGATCAGGCGCTTGATGCGCTGATCACCGCGGTACCGCTGGATATGTTGCAACTTCATGGGAGCGAGAGCCCGACGCGGGTGGCTGAGGTTAAATCGCGTTACGGCCTGCCAGTCATGAAAGCGATCGGAGTCGCCGATTCCGCAGATCTGGCGCAGATTGATCTTTACTCCGATGTGGCTGACCAGTTGCTGATCGACGCCAAACCTCCCAAAGGAGCAGACCTGCCCGGTGGCAACGGTCTGGCCTTCGACTGGCGCCTCTTGGCGTCACGGAAATACTGGCGCAAACCCTGGATGCTGGCCGGTGGCCTAACCCCTGAGAATGTGGGTGAGGCGATCCGCATGACCGGGGCGCGGCAGGTCGATGTCTCCTCCGGCGTAGAGGCTGCACCGGGCCAGAAGGACGCAGAGAAGATCGCAGCCTTCGTCTCAGCCGCCCATGGTGCGCGCGGCTGA
- a CDS encoding LapA family protein, with the protein MRYIRYAILGTLGIVLVSVCLANRSVVELKLMPAAFAELVGWNPSIALPLFVVVLGGIAVGLVVGFIWEWLREHKHRREAGNQSREVKKLSREVQKLKKQKHEGKDEVLALLDDTV; encoded by the coding sequence ATGCGCTATATTCGTTATGCCATTCTGGGCACGCTGGGGATCGTTCTGGTCTCGGTGTGTCTTGCGAACCGCTCTGTCGTCGAGCTGAAGCTGATGCCAGCCGCCTTCGCGGAACTGGTCGGTTGGAACCCGTCCATTGCCCTGCCACTGTTTGTGGTGGTACTGGGCGGGATTGCCGTCGGTCTTGTGGTCGGTTTCATCTGGGAATGGCTGCGTGAGCACAAGCACCGCCGCGAGGCCGGGAATCAGAGCCGCGAGGTGAAGAAATTGTCCCGTGAAGTGCAGAAGCTGAAAAAGCAAAAGCACGAAGGCAAGGACGAAGTGCTCGCCCTTCTGGACGATACGGTCTGA
- the ihfB gene encoding integration host factor subunit beta → MIRSELIQKIADENPHLYQRDVERIVNTVFEEVTNAMARGDRVELRGFGAFSVKKRDARVGRNPRTGETVHVEEKHVPFFKTGKLLRDRLNGKA, encoded by the coding sequence ATGATCCGCTCTGAACTGATTCAGAAGATTGCAGACGAAAACCCGCACCTGTATCAGCGGGACGTCGAAAGGATCGTGAACACGGTATTCGAGGAAGTGACCAACGCGATGGCCCGGGGCGACCGGGTTGAGTTGCGTGGATTCGGGGCTTTTTCGGTAAAGAAGCGGGATGCGCGGGTTGGTCGCAATCCCCGTACCGGAGAAACGGTCCATGTAGAGGAAAAACATGTGCCGTTCTTCAAGACCGGAAAGCTCTTGAGGGACCGTCTGAACGGAAAGGCCTAA
- the rpsA gene encoding 30S ribosomal protein S1, with translation MASKIRYEKEIRDHMAQNTSMEEFEALLNESFEMDTPDEGSVVKGKVIAIEAGQAIIDVGYKMEGRVDLKEFANPGEAPEIAVGDDVEVFLRAAENARGEAVISREMARREEAWDRLEKAYADDARVEGAIFGRVKGGFTVDLGGAVAFLPGSQVDVRPVRDAGPLMGLKQPFQILKMDRRRGNIVVSRRAILEESRAEQRAEVIGKLSEGDAVDGVVKNITEYGAFVDLGGVDGLLHVTDMAWRRVNHPSEILSIGETVKVQVIKINKETHRISLGMKQLQEDPWDLVGAKFPLGSVHKGRVTNITDYGAFVELEPGVEGLVHVSEMSWTKKNVHPGKIVSTSQEVDVMVLEIDGAKRRVSLGLKQTMRNPWELFAETHPEGTEVEGEVKNITEFGLFIGLEGDIDGMVHLSDLSWDERGEDAIQNYRKGDMVSAVVSEVDVEKERISLSIKALGGDKFAEAVGGVKRGSIVTVEVTAIEDGGIEVEYEGMKSFIRRSDLSRDRADQRPERFSVGDKIDVRVTNVDSKTRRLGLSIKAREIAEEKEAVEQYGSSDSGASLGDILGAALKTGD, from the coding sequence ATGGCCAGCAAAATACGATATGAAAAGGAAATCCGAGACCACATGGCTCAGAACACATCGATGGAGGAATTCGAAGCCCTCCTGAACGAAAGCTTCGAAATGGATACCCCGGACGAGGGTTCCGTTGTTAAAGGCAAGGTCATCGCAATTGAAGCAGGCCAGGCCATCATCGACGTCGGCTACAAAATGGAAGGCCGCGTTGATCTGAAAGAATTCGCAAATCCCGGCGAAGCCCCTGAAATCGCTGTCGGCGACGACGTGGAAGTCTTCCTGCGCGCAGCCGAAAACGCCCGTGGCGAAGCCGTCATCTCCCGCGAGATGGCCCGCCGCGAAGAAGCATGGGACCGCCTGGAAAAAGCATACGCAGACGATGCCCGCGTCGAAGGCGCGATCTTCGGCCGCGTCAAAGGTGGCTTCACTGTCGATCTCGGCGGTGCCGTGGCCTTCCTGCCCGGCTCGCAAGTTGACGTGCGCCCGGTGCGTGACGCTGGCCCGCTGATGGGTCTGAAGCAACCCTTCCAGATCCTGAAAATGGACCGCCGTCGTGGCAACATCGTTGTGTCGCGTCGTGCCATCCTGGAAGAATCGCGTGCCGAACAGCGTGCAGAAGTCATCGGCAAACTGTCCGAAGGCGATGCGGTTGACGGCGTGGTCAAGAACATCACCGAATACGGTGCGTTTGTTGACCTCGGCGGTGTTGACGGCCTGCTGCACGTCACCGACATGGCATGGCGCCGTGTGAACCACCCGTCCGAGATCCTGTCGATCGGCGAAACCGTCAAGGTTCAGGTCATCAAGATCAACAAAGAGACCCACCGTATCTCCCTCGGCATGAAGCAGCTGCAGGAAGATCCGTGGGATCTGGTTGGTGCCAAGTTCCCGCTGGGTTCGGTGCACAAGGGTCGCGTCACAAACATCACCGATTACGGTGCATTTGTTGAGCTCGAGCCCGGTGTCGAAGGTCTGGTCCACGTTTCCGAGATGTCCTGGACCAAGAAGAACGTGCACCCCGGCAAGATCGTCTCCACTTCTCAGGAAGTCGACGTCATGGTTCTGGAAATCGACGGCGCAAAGCGCCGCGTGTCCCTGGGCCTCAAGCAGACCATGCGCAACCCCTGGGAGCTCTTTGCCGAGACTCACCCTGAGGGCACTGAGGTCGAAGGCGAAGTCAAGAACATCACCGAATTTGGTCTGTTCATCGGCCTCGAAGGCGACATCGACGGCATGGTTCACCTCTCCGACCTCAGCTGGGACGAGCGTGGCGAAGATGCGATCCAGAACTACCGCAAAGGCGACATGGTTTCGGCCGTTGTCTCCGAAGTGGACGTTGAAAAAGAGCGTATCTCCCTGTCGATCAAAGCCCTGGGCGGTGACAAGTTCGCCGAAGCCGTGGGCGGCGTGAAGCGTGGCTCGATCGTGACCGTCGAAGTGACTGCCATTGAAGACGGTGGCATCGAAGTGGAATACGAAGGCATGAAGTCCTTCATCCGCCGCTCCGACCTCAGCCGCGACCGCGCCGATCAGCGCCCCGAGCGCTTCTCGGTCGGTGACAAGATCGACGTGCGCGTCACCAACGTCGACAGCAAGACCCGCCGTCTGGGCCTGTCGATCAAGGCACGCGAGATCGCCGAAGAGAAAGAAGCCGTGGAACAGTATGGCTCCTCGGACTCCGGTGCATCGCTGGGCGACATCCTGGGCGCCGCGCTGAAGACCGGCGACTGA
- a CDS encoding NAD(P)H-dependent oxidoreductase, with the protein MLDKLNWRYATKKMDPAKSVPEEKVAKIIEAVRLAPTSSGVQPFELVLIRNKALRAKLQPHAWNQAQLTDGSHLLVFAAWDTYTAERIDAVVAQMAEERGGTSELVTTYYENLKKAYLPRDPQVNFEHAARQAYIALGFAMIAAAELEVDCTPMEGFDPAKFDEILGLSDKGLKSVAILPLGYRAEEGDWLLPLKKVRKAKEALVTEID; encoded by the coding sequence ATGCTGGATAAACTGAACTGGCGCTATGCCACCAAGAAAATGGACCCTGCAAAATCGGTGCCTGAAGAGAAGGTCGCAAAGATCATCGAGGCGGTGCGCCTTGCGCCGACCTCAAGCGGTGTGCAGCCTTTTGAGCTAGTGTTGATCCGTAACAAAGCGCTGCGCGCCAAGCTGCAGCCCCATGCCTGGAACCAGGCCCAGCTGACGGACGGATCCCACCTTTTGGTCTTTGCGGCTTGGGACACTTACACCGCTGAGCGCATCGACGCCGTGGTCGCCCAGATGGCCGAGGAGCGCGGCGGCACCAGTGAGCTGGTGACCACCTACTACGAGAACCTGAAAAAGGCCTACCTGCCGCGCGATCCGCAAGTCAACTTTGAGCACGCCGCCCGTCAGGCCTATATCGCGCTTGGCTTTGCCATGATCGCCGCGGCTGAGCTTGAGGTGGACTGCACCCCGATGGAAGGCTTCGACCCGGCAAAGTTCGACGAAATTCTGGGGCTGAGCGACAAGGGCCTCAAGTCCGTCGCGATTCTCCCTCTGGGCTACCGCGCAGAGGAGGGCGACTGGCTGCTGCCGCTGAAAAAGGTGCGCAAGGCCAAAGAGGCTCTGGTCACTGAAATCGATTGA
- the cmk gene encoding (d)CMP kinase: MTSQSFTIAIDGPAAAGKGTISKAVAAHFGFAHLDTGLLYRAVGSKVLMGEQPIRAAQALVAEDLEVDGLRTAEVAQAASKVAVIGDVRQALVDFQRSFARRAGGAVLDGRDIGTVICPSAEVKLFVTASAEVRAERRYLELREGGSESDFETVLADVKARDERDMNRAEAPLKPAEDAIVIDTSDLSIEAAIAAAIGVIKEKQG; the protein is encoded by the coding sequence ATGACGAGCCAGAGTTTCACCATTGCAATCGACGGCCCGGCGGCTGCCGGAAAGGGTACGATCTCCAAAGCGGTCGCCGCGCATTTTGGCTTTGCTCACCTTGATACCGGGCTTCTGTACCGTGCTGTCGGCTCCAAGGTGCTGATGGGGGAGCAGCCAATTCGTGCGGCGCAGGCCCTTGTTGCAGAGGACCTTGAGGTCGATGGCCTACGTACGGCTGAGGTTGCACAGGCCGCGTCCAAGGTGGCGGTGATCGGCGACGTGCGCCAGGCACTGGTCGACTTCCAGCGCAGTTTTGCCCGCAGGGCAGGGGGAGCGGTGCTGGACGGGCGGGATATCGGCACGGTGATCTGCCCAAGTGCCGAGGTGAAGTTGTTCGTCACCGCCAGCGCCGAAGTGCGTGCCGAGCGGCGTTACCTGGAGCTGCGCGAGGGCGGCTCGGAAAGTGATTTTGAGACGGTTCTCGCCGATGTCAAAGCGCGAGACGAGCGCGACATGAACCGGGCCGAGGCGCCTTTGAAACCGGCCGAGGACGCGATTGTGATCGACACTAGCGATCTGAGCATCGAGGCTGCCATCGCAGCGGCCATTGGTGTGATCAAGGAAAAGCAGGGATAG
- the aroA gene encoding 3-phosphoshikimate 1-carboxyvinyltransferase, which produces MSGHGTPIPMTSHRADRLSGVAEVPGDKSISHRSLILGAMAVGETKITGLLEGEDVLDTAKAMQAFGAEVVNHGGGNWSVFGVGVGGFAEPDNVIDCGNSGTGVRLIMGTMATSPITVTFTGDASLNKRPMARVTDPLALFGAQAVGRSGGRLPMTIVGAADPVPVRYVVPVPSAQVKSAVLLAGLNAPGQTVVIEQEATRDHTERMLEGFGAEITTEETDEGRVITLTGRPELKPQVIAVPRDPSSAAFPVCAALITPGSDVLVPGIGLNPTRAGLFTTLREMGADLTYENERIEGGEPVADLRAKYSPYMKGIEVPPERAASMIDEYPVLSVVASFATGETMMAGVKELRVKESDRIDAMARGLRANGVAVREGEDWWAVMGMGPEGVPGGGTCESFLDHRIAMSFMVMGMAAQKPVSVDDGGPIATSFPIFEPLMVSLGAKFTHA; this is translated from the coding sequence ATGTCCGGACACGGCACGCCCATCCCGATGACCTCTCACCGTGCTGACCGGCTTTCTGGTGTGGCGGAGGTGCCAGGCGACAAGTCGATCTCGCACCGCTCTCTGATACTGGGCGCCATGGCGGTGGGCGAGACGAAGATCACGGGGCTTCTTGAAGGCGAGGATGTGCTCGATACTGCCAAGGCGATGCAGGCCTTTGGCGCCGAGGTGGTGAACCACGGTGGTGGCAACTGGTCAGTCTTTGGCGTGGGGGTCGGTGGCTTTGCCGAGCCGGACAACGTGATCGATTGCGGCAATTCGGGCACCGGGGTGCGGCTGATCATGGGCACCATGGCGACCTCGCCGATCACTGTGACTTTTACTGGCGATGCCAGCCTCAATAAGCGCCCCATGGCGCGGGTGACGGATCCGCTTGCTCTGTTCGGTGCGCAGGCGGTGGGGCGCTCGGGCGGGCGGCTGCCGATGACCATCGTCGGGGCTGCCGATCCCGTGCCGGTGCGCTACGTGGTGCCGGTGCCCTCGGCGCAGGTGAAATCGGCGGTGCTACTGGCGGGCCTCAACGCGCCAGGGCAGACTGTGGTGATCGAACAGGAAGCGACCCGCGACCATACCGAACGCATGCTTGAAGGCTTCGGCGCTGAAATCACCACCGAAGAAACGGACGAGGGTCGCGTCATCACCCTGACCGGGCGACCCGAGTTGAAACCGCAGGTGATCGCCGTGCCGCGCGATCCGTCTTCTGCGGCATTCCCAGTGTGCGCTGCGCTGATCACGCCCGGATCGGACGTTTTGGTTCCTGGAATCGGCCTGAACCCTACCCGCGCCGGCCTGTTCACCACGCTGCGCGAGATGGGCGCGGATCTGACCTATGAGAATGAGCGGATCGAGGGCGGCGAACCCGTGGCCGATCTGCGCGCGAAATACTCCCCCTATATGAAGGGGATCGAAGTGCCGCCCGAGCGCGCGGCCTCGATGATTGATGAATACCCGGTTCTGTCGGTGGTGGCCTCTTTCGCCACAGGCGAGACCATGATGGCGGGCGTCAAAGAGCTGCGCGTCAAGGAAAGCGACCGGATCGACGCCATGGCGCGGGGCCTGCGCGCAAATGGTGTGGCCGTCCGTGAAGGCGAGGACTGGTGGGCGGTGATGGGGATGGGCCCCGAAGGTGTACCCGGTGGCGGCACCTGCGAAAGCTTTCTGGATCACCGTATTGCCATGTCTTTCATGGTGATGGGCATGGCGGCGCAGAAGCCCGTATCCGTGGACGATGGCGGCCCCATTGCCACCTCCTTCCCGATCTTCGAGCCGCTGATGGTGTCGCTGGGCGCCAAGTTCACCCACGCATGA
- the trmB gene encoding tRNA (guanosine(46)-N7)-methyltransferase TrmB codes for MSDKPSDNHPTGAPWRNFYGRFSGKTLKDSQRRYLEEDLDALSPGAVGWDENPDRKPLDLEALFGGRDVWLEVGFGGGEHLVHQAVSNPDVGIIGAEPFINGVAMLLGKIRKAGVENIAVHPGDARDLMDVLPEGSISRAFLLYPDPWPKKRHHRRRFVTPEHLEPLARCLKPGAIFRVATDIPDYVRQTLEEVPKAGFEWLAERPADWREPWDDWISTRYEQKALREGRTPHYLTFRRLG; via the coding sequence ATGTCTGACAAGCCGAGCGACAATCACCCTACGGGCGCACCCTGGCGGAATTTCTATGGTCGCTTTAGTGGCAAGACCCTGAAGGACAGCCAGCGGCGCTACCTTGAGGAAGATCTGGACGCCCTGTCTCCGGGGGCTGTGGGCTGGGATGAGAACCCGGATCGCAAACCGCTTGATCTGGAGGCACTCTTTGGTGGGCGTGATGTCTGGCTTGAGGTTGGCTTTGGCGGCGGTGAACATCTGGTTCATCAGGCTGTGAGCAACCCGGATGTCGGCATCATCGGTGCAGAGCCTTTCATCAACGGTGTCGCCATGCTGCTGGGGAAGATCCGCAAGGCGGGTGTCGAAAACATCGCAGTGCATCCGGGGGATGCGCGCGATCTGATGGATGTCCTGCCCGAGGGATCGATTTCGCGCGCCTTCCTGCTCTATCCCGACCCCTGGCCGAAAAAGCGCCATCACCGCCGCCGGTTCGTGACGCCAGAACATCTTGAGCCGCTGGCGCGCTGCCTGAAACCCGGTGCGATCTTCCGCGTGGCTACGGATATACCCGATTACGTGCGCCAGACGCTGGAAGAGGTTCCGAAAGCCGGGTTCGAATGGCTGGCCGAACGGCCCGCCGACTGGCGCGAACCTTGGGACGACTGGATCTCCACCCGGTACGAGCAAAAAGCCTTGCGTGAAGGACGTACGCCCCATTATTTGACCTTCCGCCGTCTCGGGTGA
- a CDS encoding bile acid:sodium symporter family protein has translation MLIDVGLPLSLAFIMFSLGFGLTFADFGRVLAMPKAVLSGVVMQVVAVPLVAYLLLIIFDLPPAMAFGVMILSFCPGGVTSNILTKLAGGTVALSITLTAVVSLLSVITVPVLVAWAGSTFLGAAAPAVNVLGIGMSMFAITAVPVIIGLLARWMGPGVAARIETSVSTLALILFVVIVVAALATNWELFTANMWSLGPVLMILNALLLVLGVGIAGLIGLSGPDGLCISVEMGVQNATLGIAVAGMVAQASGIPEYAVPAALYGITMYIVTIPGMFLLKQVFQG, from the coding sequence ATGCTCATCGATGTGGGGCTGCCACTATCACTTGCTTTCATCATGTTTTCATTGGGCTTTGGACTGACCTTTGCCGATTTCGGCAGGGTGCTTGCAATGCCCAAAGCGGTTCTGTCCGGGGTTGTGATGCAGGTCGTGGCGGTCCCTTTAGTGGCCTATCTGCTGCTCATCATCTTTGACCTGCCGCCCGCGATGGCTTTTGGGGTGATGATCCTGTCGTTTTGCCCTGGCGGCGTGACCTCGAACATTCTGACCAAACTGGCCGGCGGCACGGTGGCCCTGTCGATCACCCTGACTGCCGTGGTGAGCCTTCTGTCGGTGATCACTGTTCCGGTACTGGTTGCCTGGGCAGGGTCGACCTTTCTTGGTGCCGCCGCTCCCGCGGTGAACGTGCTAGGCATCGGCATGTCGATGTTTGCCATCACGGCGGTGCCTGTGATCATCGGCCTTTTGGCTCGCTGGATGGGGCCGGGTGTGGCGGCCAGGATCGAAACTAGTGTTTCGACCCTGGCGTTGATCCTTTTCGTTGTGATCGTTGTAGCGGCATTGGCTACGAACTGGGAGTTGTTCACGGCCAACATGTGGTCACTGGGGCCGGTGTTGATGATCCTGAACGCGCTTCTCCTGGTGCTTGGAGTGGGTATCGCGGGCCTGATCGGCCTGTCAGGGCCGGACGGGCTCTGTATCTCGGTCGAGATGGGGGTGCAGAACGCGACTCTCGGCATTGCGGTTGCAGGCATGGTGGCGCAGGCCTCCGGCATTCCGGAATATGCAGTTCCAGCCGCGCTTTATGGCATCACGATGTATATCGTGACCATTCCCGGCATGTTTCTTCTGAAGCAGGTCTTTCAAGGATGA
- the metK gene encoding methionine adenosyltransferase translates to MTRKNYTFTSESVSEGHPDKVCDRISDAVLDAFLAEEPEARVAAETFATTNRVVIGGEVGLSDKDKLHDYMGKIDEIARACIKDIGYEQEKFHHETVEITNLLHEQSAHIAQGVDSSEGKDEGAGDQGIMFGFATNETDALMPAPLQFSHAILRRLAEVRKNGTEPALGPDAKSQLSVIYENGKPVGISSLVLSTQHLDESLTSADIRALVEPYIREVLPEGWLTADTIWHVNPTGKFVIGGPDGDAGLTGRKIIVDTYGGAAPHGGGAFSGKDPTKVDRSAAYAARYLAKNVVAAGMADKCTIQLSYAIGVSKPLSIYADTHGTGEVEPAAIEKAIDQVMDLTPRGIRSHLGLNKPIYQRTAAYGHFGREPDADGGFSWERTDLVEALKKAV, encoded by the coding sequence ATGACCCGCAAGAACTACACTTTCACCTCGGAGTCCGTTTCCGAGGGCCACCCGGACAAGGTTTGTGACCGGATTTCCGATGCCGTACTGGATGCCTTCCTTGCAGAAGAGCCAGAGGCACGCGTTGCCGCTGAAACCTTTGCCACGACAAACCGTGTGGTTATCGGGGGCGAGGTGGGTCTGTCCGATAAGGACAAACTGCACGACTACATGGGCAAGATCGATGAGATCGCCCGCGCCTGCATCAAGGACATCGGCTACGAGCAGGAGAAGTTCCACCACGAGACCGTGGAAATCACCAACCTGCTGCACGAACAATCTGCCCATATCGCGCAGGGTGTGGATTCAAGCGAAGGCAAGGATGAAGGCGCCGGTGACCAGGGCATCATGTTCGGCTTTGCCACCAATGAAACCGATGCGTTGATGCCTGCGCCGCTGCAATTCAGCCACGCGATCCTGCGTCGCCTCGCTGAGGTTCGCAAGAACGGCACCGAGCCTGCACTGGGTCCGGATGCGAAATCACAGCTTTCAGTGATCTATGAGAACGGCAAGCCGGTTGGAATTTCCTCGCTGGTTCTGTCGACGCAGCATCTTGATGAAAGCCTGACCTCTGCTGATATCCGCGCGCTGGTCGAGCCTTACATCCGCGAGGTCCTGCCCGAAGGCTGGCTGACAGCTGACACCATCTGGCACGTGAACCCGACTGGAAAGTTCGTGATCGGTGGTCCCGATGGCGATGCAGGCCTCACCGGGCGCAAGATCATCGTGGATACCTACGGCGGCGCAGCGCCCCACGGCGGCGGTGCCTTCTCCGGCAAGGATCCGACCAAGGTGGACCGTTCGGCGGCCTATGCAGCGCGCTATCTGGCGAAAAACGTTGTTGCGGCCGGCATGGCGGACAAATGCACCATCCAGCTTTCATATGCGATCGGTGTTTCCAAGCCCCTGTCGATCTATGCCGACACCCACGGCACCGGCGAGGTTGAGCCTGCGGCTATCGAAAAGGCCATCGATCAGGTGATGGATCTGACCCCGCGTGGCATCCGCTCGCACTTGGGGCTGAACAAGCCGATCTACCAGCGCACCGCTGCCTATGGTCACTTTGGCCGCGAGCCCGATGCGGATGGCGGTTTCAGCTGGGAGCGTACCGACCTGGTAGAGGCCCTGAAAAAGGCAGTCTGA